Proteins encoded within one genomic window of Schaalia sp. HMT-172:
- the rplE gene encoding 50S ribosomal protein L5, with protein sequence MAPRLKEKYVSEIREALRAEFKHENVMQVGGLTKIVVNMGVGEAARDSKALEGAIRDLTAITGQKPVTTRAKKSIAQFKLREGQAIGAHVTLRGDRMWEFLDRLLSTALPRIRDFRGLSSKQFDGHGNYTFGLTEQSMFHEIDQDSIDRVRGMDITVVTSATTDEEGRALLRHLGFPFKED encoded by the coding sequence ATGGCCCCGCGTCTGAAGGAAAAGTACGTCTCCGAGATCCGCGAGGCGCTCCGTGCTGAGTTCAAGCACGAGAACGTCATGCAGGTCGGCGGACTGACGAAGATTGTCGTCAACATGGGTGTCGGCGAGGCCGCTCGCGACTCGAAGGCACTCGAGGGAGCTATCCGCGACCTCACCGCGATCACCGGCCAGAAGCCCGTGACCACCCGCGCCAAGAAGTCCATCGCGCAGTTCAAGCTGCGTGAGGGCCAGGCGATCGGTGCTCACGTCACGCTTCGCGGCGACCGCATGTGGGAGTTCCTGGACCGCCTCCTCTCGACGGCGCTTCCCCGTATCCGTGACTTCCGCGGACTGTCCTCCAAGCAGTTCGATGGTCACGGTAACTACACCTTCGGTCTCACGGAACAGTCGATGTTCCACGAGATCGACCAGGACTCGATCGACCGAGTGCGCGGCATGGACATCACGGTTGTCACCTCGGCCACCACCGACGAAGAGGGTCGCGCCCTTCTGCGTCACCTCGGCTTCCCGTTCAAGGAGGACTGA
- the rplX gene encoding 50S ribosomal protein L24, whose amino-acid sequence MAAKIRKNDLVEVVRGRTSDEKALAKRNARRAEEGLEPLKPGDKGKQGRVIQVFPAEGKVLVEGINLKTRHVRQGQQGSAGGIETIEAPIALSKVALVDPETKKRVRVGFREDTVERGGRTRTVRVRVARGGAKRGVEQGKEI is encoded by the coding sequence ATGGCAGCCAAGATTCGTAAGAATGACCTCGTCGAGGTCGTTCGCGGACGCACGTCCGACGAGAAGGCGCTGGCCAAGCGCAACGCCCGCCGCGCCGAGGAGGGCCTCGAGCCCTTGAAGCCCGGCGACAAGGGCAAGCAGGGCCGCGTCATCCAGGTGTTCCCGGCCGAGGGCAAGGTCCTCGTCGAGGGCATCAACCTGAAGACGCGCCACGTGCGCCAGGGCCAGCAGGGCAGCGCCGGCGGCATCGAGACCATCGAAGCCCCCATCGCCCTGTCCAAGGTCGCTCTGGTCGACCCCGAGACCAAGAAGCGCGTTCGCGTCGGTTTCCGCGAGGACACCGTTGAGCGTGGCGGCCGCACCCGCACCGTCCGAGTCCGCGTGGCCCGTGGCGGCGCGAAGCGCGGCGTTGAGCAGGGCAAGGAGATCTGA
- the rplN gene encoding 50S ribosomal protein L14, with protein sequence MIQQESRLKVADNTGAKEILTIRVLGGSGRRYAGIGDTIVATVKDAIPGGNVKKGEVVKAVIVRTRKETRRPDGSYIRFDENAAVIINNNGEPRGTRIFGPVGRELRDKKFMRIVSLAPEVI encoded by the coding sequence ATGATCCAGCAGGAGTCGCGACTGAAGGTCGCCGACAACACAGGGGCCAAGGAGATCCTGACCATCCGTGTTCTCGGTGGCTCGGGTCGGCGCTACGCGGGTATCGGCGACACGATCGTCGCCACCGTGAAGGACGCCATCCCCGGCGGCAACGTCAAGAAGGGCGAAGTCGTCAAGGCAGTGATCGTTCGCACGCGTAAGGAAACCCGCCGCCCCGACGGTTCCTACATTCGTTTCGACGAGAATGCGGCCGTCATCATCAACAACAATGGCGAGCCGCGTGGCACGCGTATCTTCGGCCCCGTGGGCCGCGAGCTGCGCGACAAGAAGTTCATGCGTATCGTCTCCCTCGCTCCGGAGGTGATCTGA